A genomic window from Streptomyces brevispora includes:
- a CDS encoding DNA repair ATPase, which yields MDTGTPPPPGGPVEAGAYDVLRRRLGTQAAELTRRAEALNSRRTEEFGSTGLRLLGSEQIRTGQPSVPRDLVAIGGHLLFGFERGPGRRDEPAVDDVLALYGADLAPGTDPLLTDEAFVREFDGLHRYYRDARLLRLRRTDGRLLAVFRTGESAEDIRVLRWALDADGSPGAFLDARGERDHVFPPSHDFTWTVAGREAHVPGRHPHIAIGGTGDGSDARLFVDTLDGSLTVKTVNDTDTPDGIYREPVTEPLQSLADAEVEYAELGPLVLLRIRPYKEESARHLVFNSLLGTVLRLDGIGPACHRLPEDQGIIFPGGFYLTTGTAKTFDIAQPLTDPAFEGAVRSPNGEDVLYAFRSRDDGRSLLLPYNVIRQEVATPLQGRGHALLDDGTLVLLRDPVEGPDAGPARVHPLQRWQTPYVCDTYAASHPAGTGPLARIGNADLVRGISDCLALAHSAAETTPTGAVYARLVADCARATDRYHWLDESELGSLAEPLTALRNTAQQVLSEFEGVQELTRQAADALTESADRITALVRRVRGEAPQSATDWVTRLTELRNAHGRLATLGEMRYADTERIAELTAATTEDLTAAGRRAVAFLARDDAFAGYHRDIARLTEEASALATVTDAAALGDRLAGMTDGLSTVTDVVTGLDIGDGVVRTSILERIAEVLGGVNRARAGLDARRRELLDHEGRAEFAAEFALLGQAVTGALAAATTPDVCDEQLARLLLQLENLEARFAEFDDFLTVLGERRTEVYEAFSARRQTLQDALARRTERLAQSAARVLDTVSRRSAALPDTDAVHTYFASDPMVAKIRRTADELRELGDTVRAEELDGQLLAARQEAGRALRDRSELYADGGATIRLGRHRFAVNTQPFDLTLVPQGDGLAFAVTGTDYRMPVTDPAFGETRPYWNQQLPSESLAVYRGEHLAARLLAERGADRLATLDPAELASLVRESAASAYDEGYQRGVHDEDATAILTVLLRLHAGAGLLRCPPAVRAAAQLFWAHRTDEARRTSWTRRARSLARARDTFGLAPAVAALQEEWAEAIADEDSGESSRAVASYLFEELTSGPEGFVTSASVRTFLDKFRRTTGTSAYDEDLAALLDDLPARRQLVEGWLTSYSRASGSDLDAGDLAEAVAVELCPEPAVSRYEGEAPLTATVDGLLGVHPRIDRGRLVLRIDELLSRTEEFRAVTVPGFRAYQRLRTALAAAERTRLRLDDHRPRVMSAFVRNRLLDEVYLPLIGDSLAKQLGTADADRRTDSQGLLLLVSPPGYGKTTLMEYVADRLGLVLVKISGPNLGHDVTSLDPAQARSATARQEVEKINFALEAGNNTLLYLDDIQHTSPELLQKFIPLCDATRRIEGVRDGEPRSYDLRGKRFAVCMAGNPYTESGEQFRIPDMLANRADVWNLGEVLSGREDVFALSFVENALTANPVLAPLAGRSRDDLTLLLRLAAGTEPASGANRLEHPYTPAEVERIVAVLRHLLTARDTVLAVNAAYIASAAQTDATRTEPPFRLQGSYRNMNRIAERIVPVMNDAELSDVIDDHYAGEAQTLTTGAEAALLKLAALRGTLDPERAARWSAVTAAYVRTQALGGPDGDPMTRAVAALGLLADRIAAVESAIGRAADPRRLLARPPSGTPGAPEDH from the coding sequence ATGGACACCGGAACCCCGCCGCCCCCGGGCGGCCCCGTGGAGGCCGGGGCCTACGACGTGCTGCGCCGCCGGCTCGGTACCCAGGCCGCGGAGCTCACCCGCCGGGCCGAGGCGCTCAACTCCCGCCGCACCGAGGAGTTCGGCTCCACCGGCCTGCGGCTGCTCGGCAGCGAGCAGATCCGTACCGGGCAGCCCTCCGTCCCCCGCGACCTCGTCGCGATCGGCGGCCATCTGCTGTTCGGCTTCGAGCGGGGTCCGGGGCGGCGCGACGAGCCCGCCGTGGACGACGTACTCGCGCTGTACGGCGCCGATCTGGCCCCCGGCACCGACCCCCTCCTCACCGACGAGGCGTTCGTACGCGAGTTCGACGGGCTGCACCGCTACTACCGGGACGCCCGGCTGCTGCGGCTGCGCCGTACCGACGGGCGGCTCCTGGCCGTGTTCCGGACCGGTGAGAGCGCCGAGGACATCCGCGTCCTGCGCTGGGCCCTCGATGCCGACGGATCGCCCGGCGCGTTCCTCGACGCCCGCGGCGAACGCGATCACGTGTTCCCGCCGTCGCACGACTTCACCTGGACCGTCGCCGGACGCGAGGCCCACGTCCCCGGCCGGCACCCGCACATCGCCATCGGCGGGACAGGCGACGGAAGTGACGCGCGGCTGTTCGTCGACACCCTCGACGGCAGCCTCACCGTCAAGACCGTCAACGACACGGACACCCCGGACGGCATCTACCGGGAGCCGGTCACCGAACCCCTCCAGTCACTCGCCGACGCCGAGGTGGAGTACGCGGAGCTCGGCCCGCTGGTCCTGCTGCGCATCCGCCCGTACAAGGAGGAGTCGGCCCGCCACCTCGTCTTCAACTCGCTGCTGGGCACCGTGCTGCGGCTGGACGGCATCGGGCCCGCCTGCCACCGGCTCCCCGAGGACCAGGGGATCATCTTTCCCGGCGGCTTCTATCTGACCACCGGGACCGCCAAGACCTTCGACATCGCGCAGCCGCTCACCGACCCCGCCTTCGAGGGCGCCGTCCGCTCCCCCAACGGCGAGGACGTGCTCTACGCGTTCCGTTCCCGGGACGACGGCCGCAGCCTGCTGCTCCCCTACAACGTGATCCGCCAGGAGGTCGCCACCCCGCTCCAGGGCCGTGGCCACGCCCTGCTCGACGACGGCACGCTCGTACTCCTGCGGGACCCGGTGGAGGGCCCGGACGCCGGACCGGCCCGGGTGCACCCGTTGCAGCGCTGGCAGACGCCGTACGTCTGCGACACCTACGCCGCGTCCCACCCCGCCGGTACCGGACCGCTGGCCCGGATCGGCAACGCCGACCTGGTGCGCGGCATCTCCGACTGCCTCGCGCTCGCGCACAGCGCCGCCGAAACCACCCCGACCGGCGCCGTGTACGCGCGGCTGGTGGCGGACTGCGCCCGCGCCACCGACCGCTACCACTGGCTGGACGAAAGCGAACTCGGTTCTCTCGCCGAGCCGTTGACCGCTCTTCGGAACACCGCGCAACAGGTCCTCTCGGAGTTCGAGGGCGTCCAGGAACTGACCCGGCAGGCCGCCGACGCGCTCACCGAGAGCGCGGACCGGATCACCGCCCTGGTGCGCCGGGTCCGCGGCGAAGCCCCGCAGTCCGCCACCGACTGGGTCACTCGGCTCACCGAGCTCCGCAACGCGCACGGCCGTCTGGCCACGCTCGGCGAGATGCGGTACGCGGACACCGAGCGGATCGCCGAGCTCACCGCCGCCACCACCGAAGACCTCACCGCCGCAGGCCGGCGCGCGGTCGCGTTCCTGGCCAGGGACGACGCGTTCGCCGGCTACCACCGGGACATCGCCCGCCTGACCGAGGAGGCGTCCGCGCTCGCCACCGTCACCGACGCCGCCGCGCTCGGCGACCGGCTGGCGGGGATGACGGACGGGCTGAGCACGGTCACGGACGTCGTGACCGGGCTCGACATCGGCGACGGCGTGGTCCGTACGTCGATCCTGGAGCGGATCGCCGAGGTGCTCGGCGGGGTGAACCGGGCCCGTGCCGGCCTCGATGCCCGCCGCCGCGAACTCCTCGACCACGAGGGCCGGGCCGAGTTCGCCGCCGAGTTCGCCCTGCTGGGGCAGGCGGTGACGGGCGCGCTGGCCGCCGCCACCACCCCCGACGTCTGCGACGAGCAGCTGGCCCGGCTGCTGCTCCAACTGGAGAACCTGGAGGCGCGGTTCGCCGAGTTCGACGACTTCCTGACCGTGCTGGGCGAGCGGCGAACGGAGGTGTACGAGGCGTTCTCCGCCCGCAGGCAGACCCTTCAGGACGCCCTCGCCCGCCGGACCGAACGCCTCGCCCAGTCCGCCGCCCGGGTGCTGGACACGGTCTCCCGCCGCAGCGCCGCACTGCCCGACACGGACGCCGTCCACACCTACTTCGCCTCCGACCCGATGGTCGCCAAGATCCGCCGCACCGCGGACGAGCTGCGCGAACTCGGCGACACGGTACGGGCCGAGGAGCTGGACGGGCAGCTGCTCGCGGCCCGTCAGGAGGCCGGCCGGGCGCTGCGCGACCGCAGCGAGCTGTACGCGGACGGCGGGGCCACCATCCGGCTGGGCCGCCACCGGTTCGCGGTGAACACCCAGCCGTTCGATCTGACCCTGGTCCCGCAGGGGGACGGGCTCGCGTTCGCCGTCACCGGGACCGACTACCGGATGCCGGTCACCGACCCGGCGTTCGGTGAGACCCGCCCGTACTGGAACCAGCAACTGCCCTCCGAGTCCCTTGCCGTCTACCGCGGCGAGCACCTGGCCGCCCGGCTCCTCGCCGAGCGGGGAGCGGACCGGCTGGCCACCCTGGATCCTGCCGAACTCGCCTCCCTCGTACGGGAGTCCGCCGCCTCGGCGTACGACGAGGGGTATCAGCGCGGTGTCCACGACGAGGACGCCACCGCGATCCTGACCGTGCTGCTGCGGCTGCACGCCGGGGCCGGGCTGCTGCGCTGCCCGCCCGCCGTCCGGGCTGCCGCCCAGCTCTTCTGGGCGCACCGGACGGACGAGGCCCGCCGGACCTCCTGGACGCGCCGGGCCCGCTCGCTGGCCCGCGCCCGCGACACCTTCGGGCTCGCCCCGGCCGTCGCCGCCCTCCAGGAGGAGTGGGCCGAAGCCATCGCGGACGAGGACTCGGGCGAGAGCTCCCGGGCCGTCGCCTCGTACCTCTTCGAGGAGCTGACGAGCGGCCCCGAGGGGTTCGTCACCAGTGCGTCGGTCCGCACCTTCCTGGACAAGTTCCGCCGCACCACCGGCACTTCGGCGTACGACGAGGATCTCGCCGCCCTCCTCGACGACCTGCCGGCCCGCCGCCAGCTCGTCGAGGGGTGGCTCACCTCGTACTCCCGCGCGAGCGGATCGGACCTCGACGCGGGCGATCTCGCGGAGGCCGTCGCCGTGGAGCTCTGCCCGGAACCGGCCGTCTCCCGGTACGAGGGCGAGGCGCCGCTCACCGCGACCGTGGACGGTCTCCTCGGCGTCCACCCGCGCATCGACCGGGGCCGGCTGGTCCTGCGGATCGACGAACTCCTCTCCCGCACCGAGGAGTTCCGTGCCGTGACCGTGCCCGGTTTCCGCGCCTACCAGCGCCTGCGCACCGCGCTGGCCGCCGCCGAGCGCACCAGGCTGCGGCTGGACGACCACCGGCCGCGCGTGATGTCGGCGTTCGTCCGCAACCGGCTGCTCGACGAGGTGTACCTGCCGCTGATCGGCGACAGCCTCGCCAAGCAGCTCGGCACCGCCGACGCCGACCGGCGCACCGACTCGCAGGGCCTGCTGCTGCTCGTGTCGCCGCCCGGCTACGGCAAGACGACGCTCATGGAGTACGTCGCCGACCGGCTCGGCCTGGTTCTCGTCAAGATCAGCGGACCCAACCTCGGCCACGACGTGACCTCGCTGGACCCCGCGCAGGCCCGCAGCGCGACCGCGCGCCAGGAGGTCGAGAAGATCAACTTCGCGCTGGAGGCGGGCAACAACACCCTCCTCTACCTCGACGACATCCAGCACACCTCACCGGAACTGCTCCAGAAGTTCATCCCCCTCTGCGACGCCACCCGCCGCATCGAGGGGGTGCGGGACGGCGAGCCGCGCAGCTACGACCTGCGGGGCAAGCGGTTCGCGGTGTGCATGGCGGGCAACCCCTACACCGAGTCCGGGGAGCAGTTCCGGATTCCCGACATGCTCGCCAACCGGGCCGACGTCTGGAACCTCGGCGAGGTGCTGAGCGGCCGGGAGGACGTGTTCGCGCTGAGCTTCGTGGAGAACGCGCTGACCGCCAACCCGGTGCTGGCCCCGCTCGCCGGACGCTCCCGCGACGACCTCACGCTGCTGCTGCGGCTGGCCGCAGGCACCGAACCCGCGTCCGGTGCGAACCGGCTGGAGCACCCGTACACGCCCGCCGAGGTGGAACGCATCGTCGCGGTGCTGCGTCATCTGCTCACCGCCCGCGACACCGTTCTCGCGGTCAACGCCGCGTACATCGCCTCGGCGGCGCAGACGGACGCGACGCGCACCGAACCGCCGTTCCGACTGCAGGGCTCGTACCGCAACATGAACCGAATCGCCGAGCGGATCGTGCCTGTGATGAACGACGCCGAACTGTCCGACGTCATCGACGACCACTACGCGGGCGAGGCCCAGACGCTCACCACGGGCGCGGAGGCCGCCCTGCTGAAGCTCGCCGCGCTGCGCGGAACGCTCGACCCGGAGCGGGCCGCGCGCTGGTCAGCCGTCACCGCCGCCTACGTCCGCACCCAGGCACTCGGCGGACCGGACGGCGACCCCATGACCCGTGCGGTGGCCGCGCTCGGCCTCCTCGCGGACCGGATCGCGGCGGTCGAATCGGCGATCGGCCGGGCGGCGGACCCCCGCCGGCTCCTCGCCCGGCCCCCGTCCGGGACCCCGGGGGCACCGGAGGACCACTGA
- a CDS encoding NAD-binding protein, whose protein sequence is MLGHVSPLPQQPQRSPFSGHMVVCGDDALAQRLAVELRYVYGERVTLVLPPGPDAGRPELPLTGRGRAAALFGRMSSAMSRYGGSGIGPGGGDTNAGVEAVRILQAPEPSDEALEEAGVDTAAALALVYDDDERNIRAALTARRLNPRVRLVIRLYNRKLGQHLETLLDQAAAVASPGLDQTVLDASTTVLSDADTAAPALAATALAGSSKVIQAEGLLLRAAERTPPRDGRLADPGLCTLALLSSTTHDPAGTEGSDSSGDEGPRLLPDQAEVAAATGRGTIVLEAVSQSGPASPTPRMGGRGAPLSQIFSRRLRWSALGVGTAVVGLAVASTFTTGDNAPHAAYLTLLDLFAMGDPAIGDHTARQVIQLLSGVAGLLLLPLLVAGVLEAFGSLRTVSSLRRPPRGLSGHVVLLGLGKIGTRVLVQLRELGIPVVCVEDDPDARGISVARRLRVPVVIGDVTQEGVLEAAKIQRSRALLALTSIDTTNLEAALYARSVKPDLRVTLRLFDDEFATAVYRTLRTAHPQALTRSRSVSHLAAPSFAVAMMGRQILGAVPVERKVMLFAVIEVAGRPQLEGRTVEQAFRSGAWRVLALDVAPPAGPRPDPGAPGAGPAAENHPGGLVWNLHPGYVLQPTDRVVIAATRRGLAELLRRRDSLTRR, encoded by the coding sequence ATGCTGGGTCATGTGTCCCCACTTCCACAGCAGCCCCAACGCTCCCCGTTCTCCGGCCACATGGTCGTCTGCGGCGACGACGCGCTCGCCCAGCGGCTCGCCGTCGAACTGCGCTACGTGTACGGGGAGCGGGTCACCCTCGTCCTGCCGCCGGGGCCCGACGCGGGACGGCCGGAACTGCCGCTGACCGGGCGCGGGCGGGCCGCCGCCCTGTTCGGCCGGATGTCGTCGGCGATGAGCCGCTACGGCGGCAGCGGGATCGGGCCCGGGGGCGGCGACACCAACGCCGGGGTGGAGGCGGTACGCATCCTCCAGGCGCCGGAACCCTCCGACGAGGCGCTGGAGGAGGCCGGTGTCGACACGGCCGCCGCGCTCGCCCTCGTCTACGACGACGACGAACGCAACATCCGCGCCGCGCTGACCGCCCGCCGGCTCAACCCCCGTGTCCGGCTGGTGATCCGGCTCTACAACCGCAAGCTCGGCCAGCATCTGGAGACCCTCCTCGACCAGGCGGCCGCCGTCGCCTCTCCCGGGCTCGACCAGACCGTGCTGGACGCCTCCACCACGGTCCTGTCCGACGCCGACACCGCGGCCCCCGCCCTCGCGGCGACCGCGCTCGCCGGATCCAGCAAGGTGATCCAGGCGGAGGGCCTGCTCCTGCGGGCCGCCGAACGCACCCCGCCCCGGGACGGCCGGCTCGCCGACCCCGGCCTGTGCACACTGGCCCTGCTCTCCTCCACCACCCATGACCCGGCGGGCACCGAGGGCTCCGACAGCAGCGGCGACGAGGGCCCCCGGCTGCTGCCCGACCAGGCCGAGGTGGCCGCGGCGACCGGGCGCGGAACGATCGTCCTGGAGGCCGTCAGCCAGAGCGGTCCGGCCTCCCCGACGCCCCGGATGGGCGGCCGGGGCGCACCGCTGAGCCAGATCTTCTCCCGCCGGCTGCGCTGGTCCGCGCTGGGCGTCGGCACCGCCGTCGTCGGGCTCGCGGTGGCGTCCACGTTCACCACCGGGGACAACGCGCCGCACGCCGCCTATCTGACCCTGCTCGACCTGTTCGCGATGGGCGACCCGGCCATCGGCGACCACACCGCCCGCCAGGTCATCCAACTCCTGTCCGGTGTGGCCGGGTTGCTGCTCCTGCCGCTGCTCGTCGCCGGGGTGCTGGAGGCCTTCGGCTCGCTGCGTACCGTCTCCTCGCTGCGCCGGCCGCCGCGCGGACTGTCCGGACACGTGGTGCTGCTGGGCCTCGGCAAGATCGGCACCCGCGTCCTGGTCCAGCTGCGCGAACTCGGCATCCCCGTGGTGTGCGTGGAGGACGACCCGGACGCGCGCGGCATCTCGGTGGCCCGGCGGCTGCGGGTGCCGGTGGTCATCGGGGACGTCACCCAGGAGGGCGTACTGGAGGCCGCGAAGATCCAGCGCTCCCGCGCCCTGCTCGCCCTGACCAGCATCGACACCACGAACCTGGAGGCCGCACTGTACGCCCGCTCGGTCAAACCGGATCTGCGGGTGACGCTGCGCCTGTTCGACGACGAGTTCGCCACCGCCGTCTACCGCACCCTGCGCACCGCACACCCGCAGGCCCTGACCCGCTCCCGCTCGGTCTCCCACCTGGCCGCGCCCTCGTTCGCGGTCGCCATGATGGGCCGGCAGATCCTGGGCGCGGTGCCGGTCGAGCGGAAGGTGATGCTGTTCGCCGTGATCGAGGTGGCCGGGCGTCCGCAGCTGGAGGGCCGGACGGTGGAGCAGGCGTTCCGGTCCGGTGCCTGGCGGGTCCTCGCCCTGGACGTCGCCCCGCCCGCGGGCCCCCGCCCGGACCCGGGCGCGCCGGGAGCGGGCCCCGCCGCCGAGAACCACCCCGGCGGCCTCGTGTGGAACCTGCACCCCGGCTACGTGCTCCAGCCCACCGACCGGGTGGTCATCGCCGCCACCCGGCGCGGCCTGGCCGAACTCCTGCGCAGACGGGACTCGTTGACGCGTCGCTGA
- the trpS gene encoding tryptophan--tRNA ligase: protein MTMTRTDTGTAATLDERIHRDPARFRVLSGDRPTGALHLGHYFGTLHNRVRLQDLGAEVFVIIADYQVLTDRDVAERLDATMEGLLLDYLAVGIDPERSVIFNHSAVPALNQLLLPFLSLVSVAELGRNPTVKDEIAHSRQASVSGLMFTYPVHQAADILFCKGNLVPVGQDQLPHLEVTRTVARRFNERYGQVFPEPEALLSVAPQLLGTDGTKMSKSRANSIALGADADETARLVKGARTDGERHITYDPEGRPGVSGLLLLAALCLGRDPHDVAEEIGGGGAAALKRTVTDAVNTRMAPMRARRAEYARDMGYVRSVLRAGNERANAIADATLRDVREAMGGLGQGLAS from the coding sequence ATGACCATGACCCGCACCGACACCGGCACCGCCGCCACGCTCGACGAGCGGATCCACCGGGACCCCGCCCGCTTCCGGGTCCTGTCCGGTGACCGGCCCACCGGCGCACTCCACCTCGGGCACTACTTCGGCACGCTCCACAACCGGGTGCGGCTCCAGGACCTCGGGGCGGAGGTGTTCGTGATCATCGCCGACTACCAGGTGCTGACCGACCGGGACGTCGCCGAGCGGCTCGACGCGACGATGGAGGGGCTGCTGCTGGACTACCTGGCCGTCGGCATCGACCCGGAACGCTCGGTGATCTTCAACCACAGCGCCGTGCCCGCGCTCAACCAGCTGCTGCTGCCGTTCCTGAGCCTGGTCTCCGTCGCCGAGCTGGGCCGCAACCCCACGGTCAAGGACGAGATCGCGCACTCCCGGCAGGCCTCCGTCAGCGGCCTGATGTTCACCTACCCGGTCCATCAGGCCGCCGACATCCTGTTCTGCAAGGGCAATCTGGTGCCGGTCGGCCAGGACCAGCTGCCCCACCTCGAAGTGACCCGGACCGTCGCCCGGCGCTTCAACGAGCGCTACGGACAGGTCTTCCCGGAACCCGAGGCGCTGCTCTCCGTCGCGCCGCAGCTGCTCGGCACCGACGGGACCAAGATGAGCAAGAGCCGCGCCAACTCCATCGCGCTGGGCGCCGACGCGGACGAGACGGCGCGCCTGGTCAAGGGCGCGCGCACGGACGGGGAACGGCACATCACGTACGACCCCGAGGGGCGGCCCGGGGTGTCCGGTCTCCTGCTGCTGGCCGCGCTCTGTCTCGGCCGCGATCCGCACGACGTGGCCGAGGAGATCGGCGGCGGGGGCGCGGCGGCCCTGAAGCGGACCGTGACCGACGCGGTCAACACCCGGATGGCACCGATGCGGGCCCGACGGGCCGAGTACGCCCGGGACATGGGGTACGTACGGTCCGTGCTGCGGGCCGGGAACGAGCGCGCCAACGCCATCGCCGACGCGACGCTGAGGGACGTGCGTGAGGCGATGGGGGGTCTGGGGCAGGGCCTCGCGTCCTGA
- a CDS encoding LLM class flavin-dependent oxidoreductase produces the protein MQFGIFTVGDVTTDPTTGRTPSEHERIKATVAIARKAEEVGLDVFATGEHHNPPFVPSSPTTTLGYIAARTERIILSTSTTLITTNDPVKIAEDYATLQHLADGRVDLMMGRGNTGPVYPWFGKDIRQGMPLAVENYALLHKLWREDVVDWEGTFRSPLQSFTATPRPLDGVPPFVWHGSIRSPEIAEQAAYYGDGFFHNNIFWPIEHTKKMVRLYRQRYAHYGHGTAEQAIVGLGGQVFMAKNSQDAVREFRPYFDNAPVYGHGPSMEEFTRQTPLTVGSPQEVIERTLSFRDAVGDYQRQLFLMDHAGLPLKTVLEQLDILGEEVVPVLRKEFAALRPAGVPDSAPLHPAVATANATAAAPATAPVTKES, from the coding sequence ATGCAGTTCGGGATCTTCACCGTCGGGGACGTCACCACCGACCCGACGACCGGCCGGACACCGAGCGAGCACGAGCGGATCAAGGCCACCGTCGCCATCGCGCGGAAGGCCGAGGAGGTCGGCCTCGACGTCTTCGCGACCGGCGAGCACCACAACCCGCCGTTCGTCCCGTCCTCCCCGACCACCACGCTCGGCTACATCGCCGCCCGCACCGAACGCATCATCCTGTCCACCTCGACCACCCTGATCACCACCAACGACCCGGTAAAGATCGCCGAGGACTACGCCACGCTCCAGCACCTCGCCGACGGCCGCGTCGACCTGATGATGGGCCGCGGCAACACCGGACCGGTCTACCCCTGGTTCGGCAAGGACATCCGCCAGGGCATGCCGCTCGCCGTCGAGAACTACGCCCTGCTGCACAAGCTGTGGCGCGAGGACGTCGTCGACTGGGAGGGGACGTTCCGCAGCCCGCTCCAGTCCTTCACCGCGACCCCGCGCCCGCTGGACGGCGTCCCGCCGTTCGTCTGGCACGGCTCCATCCGCTCCCCGGAGATCGCCGAGCAGGCCGCGTACTACGGCGACGGCTTCTTCCACAACAACATCTTCTGGCCCATCGAGCACACGAAGAAGATGGTGCGCCTCTACCGGCAGCGGTACGCGCACTACGGACACGGCACCGCCGAGCAGGCCATCGTCGGCCTGGGCGGCCAGGTGTTCATGGCCAAGAACTCGCAGGACGCGGTACGGGAGTTCCGCCCGTACTTCGACAACGCACCGGTCTACGGGCACGGCCCCTCGATGGAGGAGTTCACCCGGCAGACCCCGCTGACCGTGGGCTCCCCGCAGGAGGTCATCGAGCGGACGCTGTCCTTCCGGGACGCCGTCGGCGACTACCAGCGCCAGCTGTTCCTGATGGACCACGCGGGGCTGCCGCTGAAGACGGTCCTGGAGCAGCTCGACATCCTCGGCGAGGAGGTCGTACCGGTGCTGCGCAAGGAGTTCGCCGCCCTGCGCCCGGCCGGGGTGCCCGACTCCGCGCCCCTGCACCCGGCCGTCGCCACGGCCAACGCCACCGCAGCCGCACCCGCCACCGCCCCCGTCACGAAGGAGAGCTGA
- a CDS encoding FMN reductase gives MFVTEPLRIVAVSAGLSRPSSTRMLADRLAGATRDRLDAEQDRPVEIRVIELRDLAVDIAHHLVTGFPSAALEEALGAVTEADGLIAVSPVFTASYSGLFKSFFDLVENTALTGKPVVLAATGGTARHSLVLEHAMRPLFAYLRAVTLPTSVFAASEDWGSSGDEYADGLPARIRRAGGELANAITGGRAVSGASRALGPDDEVVPFEQQLAGLRQA, from the coding sequence GTGTTCGTCACCGAACCGCTGAGGATCGTCGCCGTCTCGGCGGGGCTGAGCCGCCCCTCGTCGACCAGGATGCTGGCCGACCGGCTGGCCGGGGCCACCCGGGACCGGCTGGACGCCGAGCAGGACCGCCCGGTCGAGATCCGGGTGATCGAGCTGCGCGACCTGGCCGTCGACATCGCCCATCACCTGGTGACCGGATTCCCGTCGGCCGCGCTGGAGGAAGCGCTCGGCGCGGTGACGGAGGCGGACGGGCTGATCGCCGTCAGCCCGGTCTTCACCGCCTCGTACAGCGGTCTGTTCAAGTCGTTCTTCGACCTCGTCGAGAACACCGCGCTGACCGGGAAGCCCGTCGTCCTCGCGGCGACCGGCGGCACCGCCCGGCACTCGCTGGTGCTGGAGCACGCGATGCGTCCGCTCTTCGCCTATCTGCGGGCCGTCACGCTGCCGACGTCGGTGTTCGCGGCGTCGGAGGACTGGGGTTCGTCGGGCGACGAGTACGCCGACGGGCTGCCGGCCCGGATCCGGCGCGCGGGCGGCGAGCTGGCGAACGCGATCACGGGCGGCCGGGCCGTCTCCGGGGCGTCCAGGGCCCTCGGCCCGGACGACGAGGTGGTCCCGTTCGAACAGCAGTTGGCCGGGCTCCGACAGGCCTGA
- a CDS encoding universal stress protein gives MGRIVVGVDGSESSIKALHWAVRQAELTGDTVEAVNSWEYPATSWASMMPGLPEDFDPQALATVSLTEALEEALGAAGAATVSKVVVIGNPAQSLLDRAAGANLLVVGARGYSGLKATLLGSVSLHVTQHAPCPVTVVRA, from the coding sequence ATGGGCAGGATCGTGGTGGGCGTTGACGGCTCCGAGTCGTCGATCAAGGCACTGCACTGGGCCGTACGCCAGGCGGAGCTGACCGGTGACACGGTCGAGGCCGTCAACAGCTGGGAGTACCCCGCGACCAGCTGGGCGTCCATGATGCCGGGCTTGCCGGAGGACTTCGACCCGCAGGCACTGGCCACCGTCTCGCTCACCGAGGCGCTGGAGGAGGCCCTCGGCGCCGCGGGAGCCGCCACGGTCAGTAAGGTCGTGGTGATCGGCAACCCGGCGCAGTCCCTGCTGGACCGGGCCGCGGGTGCGAATCTGCTGGTCGTGGGCGCGCGCGGATACAGCGGCCTCAAGGCCACCCTGCTCGGCTCGGTCAGCCTCCACGTCACCCAGCACGCGCCGTGCCCGGTGACGGTGGTGCGGGCCTGA